Proteins encoded by one window of Ignavibacteriota bacterium:
- the thrC gene encoding threonine synthase, whose translation MKFRSVKGESPSVSFRETLFNGQAPDGSLYVPELLPKLSPGFVSSLREKTYHEIAFEMLSLFLDEIPSTDLKNIIEQSFTFPIPLVHLEQNLYLLELFHGPTLAFKDVGARFMANTLSYFLQKDKREITILVATSGDTGSAVAHGFYNVPNINVYVLYPSGKISRLQEQQMTTLGGNIHAIEVDGTFDDCQRLVKQSLADAELVRAKNLTTANSINLGRLLPQSTYYAWSVAQLQSQFKQTENPVVVVPSGNFGNLTAAVYAKHMGIPVRKFCAAMNVNDVVGSYLWIGKFSPRDSIQTYSNAMDVGNPSNFARLQVVYDFQFQKMFSEMEPFSIDDARTLREIQLTYERTGTILDPHTAVGVCSARAMKSKQAIHEPMVIASTAHPAKFPEVVKKAIGVDVPLPVVLRSALNRQKQTTRTSTKYEDWKNLLT comes from the coding sequence ATGAAGTTCAGAAGCGTCAAAGGAGAAAGCCCGTCAGTAAGTTTTCGTGAGACGTTGTTCAACGGACAGGCGCCGGACGGAAGTTTGTATGTTCCGGAGTTACTCCCGAAACTATCTCCGGGATTCGTTTCAAGTCTTCGAGAGAAAACATATCACGAGATTGCGTTTGAAATGCTTTCGCTTTTTCTCGATGAAATTCCTTCGACGGATTTGAAGAACATCATCGAGCAGTCGTTTACATTTCCGATTCCGTTAGTCCATCTCGAACAAAATCTCTACCTGCTCGAACTCTTTCACGGACCGACGCTCGCGTTCAAAGATGTCGGCGCGCGGTTCATGGCAAACACACTTTCCTATTTTTTGCAGAAAGATAAACGCGAGATAACAATTCTTGTGGCAACTTCTGGTGATACGGGAAGCGCAGTGGCACACGGGTTTTACAATGTCCCGAACATTAACGTGTATGTGCTGTACCCATCAGGAAAAATCAGCCGCTTGCAGGAACAACAGATGACAACGCTCGGTGGAAATATCCACGCCATCGAAGTGGATGGGACGTTTGACGATTGCCAACGACTTGTGAAACAATCGCTCGCGGATGCCGAACTTGTGAGAGCAAAAAATCTTACTACGGCAAATTCCATCAACCTCGGAAGGTTGCTTCCGCAAAGTACCTATTATGCGTGGTCTGTTGCTCAATTACAGTCTCAATTCAAACAAACAGAGAATCCCGTTGTGGTTGTGCCAAGCGGAAATTTCGGGAACCTGACGGCGGCGGTGTACGCGAAGCATATGGGGATTCCTGTTCGAAAGTTTTGCGCGGCGATGAATGTCAACGATGTTGTGGGAAGTTATTTGTGGATAGGGAAATTTTCGCCTCGTGATTCCATTCAGACCTATTCCAACGCAATGGATGTCGGGAATCCAAGCAACTTCGCACGGCTTCAGGTTGTCTATGATTTTCAGTTTCAGAAAATGTTCAGCGAGATGGAGCCATTCAGTATTGATGATGCGCGAACATTGCGCGAAATTCAATTAACGTACGAACGAACCGGAACTATTCTTGACCCGCATACCGCGGTCGGCGTTTGTTCAGCACGAGCGATGAAGTCAAAACAGGCGATACACGAGCCGATGGTTATCGCCTCGACTGCTCATCCTGCAAAATTTCCTGAAGTGGTGAAAAAAGCAATCGGGGTTGATGTTCCGTTGCCAGTAGTGTTACGTTCAGCATTGAACAGACAAAAACAAACCACCCGCACAAGCACGAAGTATGAAGATTGGAAAAATCTTCTTACATAA
- a CDS encoding dCTP deaminase has product MILTDKQILEEMKKGTIVIKPFKRKYLGSNSYDVHLGKWLAMYKEEILDAKLHNHVRYFTIPKEGIILVPSKLYLGVTEEYTETHRHVPFLEGKSSIGRLGIDIHATAGKGDIGFCNTWTLEISVRQPVRIYAGMPIGQLIYFEVSGEVDVPYNQKQSAKYRKRTTKPVESMMWKNFIK; this is encoded by the coding sequence ATGATTCTTACAGACAAACAAATCCTCGAAGAAATGAAAAAGGGGACAATCGTCATCAAGCCGTTCAAGCGAAAATATCTCGGTTCGAACAGTTACGATGTCCATCTCGGAAAATGGCTTGCGATGTATAAGGAGGAAATTCTTGACGCGAAGCTACACAATCACGTCCGGTATTTTACCATTCCTAAAGAAGGAATTATTCTCGTGCCGAGCAAGTTATATCTCGGTGTAACAGAAGAATACACAGAGACGCATCGCCATGTTCCGTTTCTTGAAGGAAAAAGCAGTATCGGTCGGCTTGGAATTGATATCCATGCGACGGCGGGAAAAGGAGACATCGGTTTTTGCAATACATGGACGTTAGAAATTTCCGTCCGACAACCCGTTCGGATTTATGCCGGAATGCCAATCGGTCAGTTGATTTATTTTGAAGTCAGCGGCGAGGTGGACGTTCCGTATAATCAAAAACAATCTGCCAAATACCGGAAGCGGACAACGAAGCCGGTGGAATCAATGATGTGGAAAAATTTTATTAAGTAG
- a CDS encoding S9 family peptidase, with amino-acid sequence MKRNSISIANRQSKIFNYIFTLIAYCSLLIALSSPLIAQPTRVMELEDLFKIKRVADPQLSPDGKWVAYVVTEVDKAANKSNSDIWLIPSAGGEARQLTFGPKADRHPRWSPDGKRIAFESNRNGSFQIFLLNVNGGEAKQLTSISTEATQPVWSRDGKQIAFVSAVYMDFSQMPYAQSDAANRKKQEEKDNSKVKAKIFGTLLYRHWDSWVDEKRQHLFVIPADGGDPLNVTPGDRDAVPTSSTFSAGDDFDFSPDGLELAFTATPVPVETEAWNTNHDIYSVNLKTKEKKQITTNAAADGFPRYSPDGKYIAYRAQARAGFEADRWQLMLLERATGKVKSLTENFDASVEVFVWASDSKTLYFDAEEKANKPIWSVTIAGNDAKKIVDNATNSEVNISSDGKFLVFSHQSLSRPIEIYTQKTDGKGLKPLTTVNDRLFSEILMNTPEYVWFKGAGGKDVQMWIIKPPMFNVSLKYPLVYWVHGGPQGAFMNSWSYRWCAQLWAAQGYVLALPNPRGSTGFGQKFTDEISRDWGGKVFEDVMNGVSFMEQQPYIDATHMAAAGASFGGYMMNWLNGHTDKFKAIVCHDGVYNSTSNYGTTEELWFDEWEHGIPWETPDFEKFSPHKYAQNFKTPTLVIHGELDYRVPVTEGMQLFTALQRKGIRSRFLYFPDEGHWVLKPLNSELWHNTVFKWLADYLKPGPRY; translated from the coding sequence ATGAAAAGAAACAGTATTTCAATCGCCAATCGTCAATCTAAAATTTTCAATTATATATTCACTCTCATTGCTTATTGCTCACTGCTCATAGCTTTAAGCTCACCGCTCATAGCGCAGCCGACGAGAGTGATGGAACTCGAAGACCTGTTCAAAATAAAACGCGTAGCCGACCCGCAACTTTCTCCCGACGGGAAATGGGTTGCCTACGTTGTAACGGAAGTTGACAAAGCCGCGAACAAATCGAACAGCGACATCTGGCTCATTCCTTCGGCAGGAGGTGAAGCACGCCAATTGACGTTCGGTCCGAAAGCGGACAGACATCCTCGCTGGTCGCCGGATGGAAAACGGATTGCATTTGAATCGAACAGGAACGGTTCGTTTCAAATTTTTCTTTTGAATGTCAATGGCGGCGAAGCGAAACAATTAACTTCCATCTCAACAGAGGCAACGCAACCGGTCTGGTCTCGCGATGGAAAACAAATAGCGTTTGTTTCTGCCGTGTATATGGATTTTTCGCAGATGCCGTACGCACAGAGCGATGCCGCAAACCGGAAAAAGCAGGAAGAGAAAGATAACAGTAAAGTAAAAGCAAAAATCTTCGGAACGTTGTTATATCGTCACTGGGATAGTTGGGTTGATGAAAAGCGGCAACACTTGTTTGTTATTCCGGCAGATGGCGGTGACCCGCTCAATGTTACTCCCGGCGACAGAGATGCGGTTCCGACTTCTTCCACATTTTCTGCAGGGGATGATTTCGATTTTTCTCCCGACGGACTCGAACTTGCTTTCACTGCAACTCCCGTTCCGGTTGAAACAGAAGCATGGAACACGAACCACGATATTTATTCTGTCAATCTCAAAACAAAAGAGAAAAAACAAATTACAACTAACGCTGCGGCAGATGGTTTCCCGAGATACTCTCCGGACGGAAAATATATCGCTTACCGAGCACAAGCTCGCGCCGGATTTGAAGCCGACCGTTGGCAGTTGATGTTGCTTGAACGCGCAACGGGAAAAGTGAAAAGCCTGACCGAGAATTTTGATGCAAGCGTGGAAGTATTTGTTTGGGCAAGCGATAGTAAAACATTGTATTTCGATGCGGAAGAAAAAGCGAACAAGCCAATCTGGTCGGTGACGATTGCTGGAAACGACGCGAAGAAAATTGTTGATAACGCGACGAACAGTGAAGTGAATATTTCTTCTGACGGAAAGTTTCTCGTCTTCTCACATCAATCATTGTCGCGGCCGATTGAAATTTACACACAAAAAACCGACGGGAAAGGATTGAAGCCGCTCACGACGGTGAACGATAGATTGTTTTCTGAAATTCTCATGAACACGCCGGAATATGTCTGGTTCAAAGGCGCAGGCGGAAAAGACGTGCAAATGTGGATTATCAAACCGCCGATGTTTAATGTATCGCTGAAATATCCGCTTGTGTATTGGGTGCATGGCGGTCCTCAGGGCGCGTTTATGAATTCATGGTCGTATCGTTGGTGTGCGCAACTCTGGGCGGCACAGGGATATGTGCTTGCACTTCCCAACCCGCGCGGCAGTACGGGATTCGGTCAGAAATTCACTGATGAAATCAGCCGCGATTGGGGCGGAAAAGTTTTTGAGGATGTCATGAATGGAGTCTCCTTTATGGAACAACAACCGTACATAGACGCGACGCACATGGCGGCGGCGGGCGCATCGTTCGGCGGGTACATGATGAACTGGCTCAACGGACACACGGATAAGTTCAAAGCAATTGTCTGTCACGACGGCGTGTATAACTCGACCAGCAATTACGGAACAACGGAAGAACTCTGGTTCGATGAATGGGAACACGGCATCCCGTGGGAGACTCCGGATTTTGAGAAATTTTCACCGCATAAATACGCACAGAATTTCAAAACACCGACGCTTGTCATCCACGGCGAATTGGATTACCGCGTTCCTGTGACTGAAGGAATGCAATTGTTCACCGCACTTCAGCGCAAAGGAATCCGTTCAAGATTTCTCTATTTCCCTGATGAAGGACATTGGGTATTGAAGCCTCTCAACAGCGAGTTATGGCACAACACGGTATTCAAATGGCTTGCAGATTATTTGAAGCCGGGACCGAGATATTGA
- the pyrF gene encoding orotidine-5'-phosphate decarboxylase, which produces MKNSFVQKLKHIQRKNNSLLCVGLDADVLKVPEFLRMYEDPLLEFNRRIIDATKDLVCAYKLNLAFYEVTGTRSWKTINETLALLPEEVISIGDGKRGDIGNTAEMQARVFFEDWKFGGATVNPYMGKDAVEPFLKRRDQCAFVLAVTSNKSAKDFQYLNVNGKPLYEHVVAQAKKWNVKKNVGLVVGATKPEELKRIRTLAPEMPLLIPGIGAQKGDLESTVRYGCNKKGELALINIGRAIIYASGGDDFAEKAREAAIQYRDQINAYREQYF; this is translated from the coding sequence ATGAAAAATTCTTTTGTTCAAAAACTCAAACACATTCAACGCAAAAACAATTCGCTTCTGTGTGTAGGCCTTGATGCTGATGTGTTGAAGGTGCCGGAGTTTCTCCGCATGTATGAAGACCCTCTTCTCGAGTTCAATCGCCGCATTATTGATGCGACGAAAGATTTGGTTTGTGCGTACAAATTGAACCTCGCGTTTTATGAAGTAACGGGTACGCGTAGTTGGAAAACTATCAATGAAACTCTTGCGTTGCTTCCGGAAGAAGTTATTTCTATTGGCGATGGAAAACGGGGAGATATCGGCAACACCGCAGAAATGCAGGCACGAGTTTTTTTTGAAGATTGGAAATTTGGTGGAGCAACAGTCAATCCATACATGGGAAAAGATGCAGTTGAACCGTTTTTGAAACGACGCGACCAATGTGCGTTTGTCCTTGCGGTGACATCGAACAAGAGTGCGAAGGATTTTCAATATTTGAATGTGAACGGGAAGCCGTTGTACGAGCATGTTGTGGCGCAAGCAAAAAAATGGAATGTGAAAAAAAATGTCGGCTTGGTCGTTGGTGCGACGAAACCGGAAGAATTGAAACGTATCCGCACACTTGCCCCCGAGATGCCGCTCCTCATTCCCGGCATTGGGGCACAGAAAGGCGACCTTGAGTCAACCGTTCGATATGGCTGTAATAAGAAAGGAGAACTTGCTCTTATCAACATCGGTCGTGCAATTATTTATGCATCTGGCGGAGACGATTTTGCAGAGAAAGCCCGTGAAGCGGCGATTCAGTACCGAGACCAAATCAACGCATACCGCGAACAATATTTTTAG
- a CDS encoding GxxExxY protein, with protein MTENEIATIVVDCAFKVHQALGPGLLESTYEACLTHELHERGIQVEAQKALPVIYREVKLDCGYRLDLLVENKVIIEIKSVESLNDVHLAQILTYLKLSGCKLGFLINFNVKLIKQGIRRIANNL; from the coding sequence ATGACAGAAAATGAAATTGCCACAATTGTAGTTGATTGTGCTTTCAAAGTTCATCAAGCACTTGGTCCTGGTTTGTTAGAATCAACATACGAAGCTTGTCTGACACACGAATTACATGAACGGGGAATTCAAGTTGAAGCGCAGAAAGCCCTTCCAGTAATTTATCGCGAAGTGAAGTTGGACTGTGGATACCGGTTAGACCTGTTAGTTGAAAACAAAGTCATTATCGAAATAAAATCTGTTGAATCACTGAATGATGTCCATCTTGCTCAAATATTAACCTACCTGAAATTATCAGGATGTAAGTTAGGATTCCTCATTAATTTTAATGTCAAACTTATCAAACAGGGAATCAGAAGAATTGCAAATAATCTATAA
- a CDS encoding DUF2851 family protein, translating to MSKRTPSHHVPERFLRQLWKHQDFATDILRTTDNRSIEILSTGIVNSDGGPDFSDARIRIGGILYRGDVELHQNLEDWEKHSHQHDPNYNKVILHVVFRGSKTLEPTKTKSNREVPVLILEHYLTSSFRELWEKMILDERSERLATIKCFEKNDDVDSALIQRWLNKLAVERIELKMRRFEERLKELIDETKLSLKEPPRFGEIPFGINPEDLPPPVQEYSSRDFTNSHLWEQLLYEGFMEALGYSKNQQPFVKLARNVPLHWLADTISSARSSNPQLELEALLFGVSGLLASPKRTDDEATKEYVSLLQTSWKKSQKLYRNECCEETEWQFFRLRPDNFPTIRLAGASRLVSSLLNKRLLKSLIQILKNQELNSKEKHRRMTELFMVDADGFWKTHYRFGEKAKKELTKLIGNSRADEIVQNVVVPVCFLYARIFKDKDVRRATLDVFERCLPATENSILKTIDEQLLKSRKFDSSKKFKLNSAKLQQGALQLYKFYCSEEQCGECAVGKVVFK from the coding sequence ATGTCAAAACGAACTCCATCCCACCACGTTCCCGAACGATTCCTGAGACAACTCTGGAAGCATCAGGATTTTGCAACGGATATTCTCCGAACAACAGATAACCGTTCGATTGAAATTCTTTCAACAGGCATAGTTAATTCTGACGGCGGTCCAGATTTTTCCGATGCACGGATTCGCATCGGTGGTATATTGTACCGGGGCGATGTCGAGTTGCATCAGAATCTTGAAGACTGGGAAAAACATTCTCACCAACACGACCCGAACTACAACAAAGTCATTCTTCATGTTGTCTTTCGGGGAAGCAAAACACTCGAGCCGACGAAAACGAAAAGCAACCGCGAGGTTCCTGTTCTGATTCTTGAACATTATCTCACTTCTTCGTTCCGTGAGTTGTGGGAAAAGATGATTCTCGATGAACGCTCGGAACGGCTGGCGACAATCAAATGTTTTGAGAAGAATGATGATGTGGATTCTGCCCTCATTCAAAGATGGTTGAATAAACTTGCGGTCGAGCGCATCGAACTGAAGATGCGACGTTTTGAAGAACGACTCAAGGAATTGATTGACGAAACAAAACTTTCACTGAAAGAGCCGCCCCGTTTCGGGGAAATTCCGTTCGGCATTAACCCGGAAGATTTGCCGCCGCCTGTACAGGAATATTCGTCGCGGGATTTTACCAACTCGCACTTGTGGGAACAACTTCTCTACGAAGGATTCATGGAAGCGCTCGGCTACTCCAAGAATCAACAACCGTTTGTAAAACTTGCCCGAAACGTCCCGCTTCATTGGCTTGCCGATACAATAAGTTCCGCCCGTTCATCAAATCCGCAACTCGAACTTGAAGCGCTCCTGTTTGGTGTTTCCGGTTTGCTTGCTTCTCCGAAACGAACGGACGACGAAGCGACCAAAGAGTATGTTTCGCTGCTGCAAACCTCGTGGAAGAAATCTCAAAAACTCTATCGCAATGAGTGCTGTGAAGAAACCGAATGGCAGTTCTTCCGGTTGCGACCGGATAACTTCCCGACAATACGGCTTGCCGGTGCGTCACGTCTTGTCTCTTCGTTGTTAAACAAACGACTTCTCAAATCACTCATTCAGATTTTGAAAAATCAGGAACTGAACAGCAAAGAAAAACACCGTCGCATGACAGAACTCTTTATGGTTGATGCCGATGGATTCTGGAAAACGCATTACCGGTTCGGGGAGAAAGCGAAAAAGGAACTGACAAAACTGATTGGTAACTCCCGCGCGGATGAAATTGTACAGAATGTTGTCGTGCCGGTTTGCTTTCTGTACGCACGTATTTTTAAAGATAAAGATGTCCGCCGCGCAACGTTAGATGTGTTCGAGCGTTGCCTCCCTGCAACAGAAAACTCCATTCTCAAAACAATAGACGAGCAACTGCTGAAGAGTCGAAAATTCGACTCGTCGAAAAAATTCAAATTGAACTCGGCAAAGTTGCAACAAGGCGCGTTGCAGTTGTATAAGTTCTATTGTTCAGAGGAACAGTGCGGGGAGTGTGCGGTGGGGAAGGTGGTGTTTAAGTGA
- a CDS encoding rhomboid family intramembrane serine protease, with the protein MIPLRDTNPSRTTPFITYIIIGLNVVVFGFEFLLGEHQAELFYYFGVIPARLTASADYEFSGIFSSFTIFTSMFLHGGIMHLIGNILFLYVFGDNVEDRLGHFKYIVFYLLAGVAAALTQVFIAPESEVPMIGASGAIAGVLGAYVFLFPRARVSTLIPLFIFFQVVELPAFLFLGLWFLMQMFSGVMSLGIGGDAGGVAWWAHIGGFAAGAALLPILKKREYVAE; encoded by the coding sequence ATGATTCCTCTCCGAGATACTAACCCTTCACGAACGACTCCGTTCATTACGTACATCATCATTGGATTAAATGTTGTGGTGTTTGGCTTCGAGTTTTTGCTCGGTGAACATCAAGCCGAGTTGTTTTATTACTTCGGCGTGATTCCCGCGCGGCTCACCGCTTCTGCCGATTATGAATTCTCCGGCATCTTTTCGTCGTTCACAATTTTTACTTCAATGTTTCTTCATGGCGGCATTATGCACCTCATCGGGAATATATTGTTCCTCTATGTGTTCGGTGATAATGTAGAAGACCGACTCGGACATTTCAAGTACATCGTTTTTTATCTTCTTGCGGGAGTAGCCGCGGCATTGACACAGGTCTTCATCGCACCGGAATCGGAAGTGCCGATGATTGGCGCAAGCGGCGCTATTGCAGGAGTGTTAGGTGCATATGTGTTCTTGTTCCCGCGTGCGCGTGTTTCGACCCTCATTCCGCTTTTTATTTTCTTTCAAGTGGTAGAGTTGCCTGCATTTCTTTTTCTCGGTTTGTGGTTCCTCATGCAGATGTTTAGCGGCGTGATGTCGCTTGGTATTGGCGGCGATGCTGGTGGCGTTGCATGGTGGGCACACATCGGTGGGTTTGCCGCAGGCGCCGCACTGTTGCCGATCTTGAAAAAACGTGAGTATGTGGCTGAGTAA
- a CDS encoding (Fe-S)-binding protein, translating into MTIRNPKSNLDDILHKCLHCGLCLPVCPTYNLTFNEVSSPRGRIRLMKEVFEDKLEVSAKFVDEMYFCLDCQACQTICPAGVKYGELVEDARNVISEQGRETYFLHWFKSVFLGILSSKRLTKLWARMLWMYQRSGLQEAIQQSEILKLFSPLLHEKQSLLPNVSDSFFDESFPEIIKPEGDVRGRVAFLSGCIMNVAFAEIHRDAIEVLLKNGFEVVIPKAQVCCGSLHGHNGEIKQAKELARKNIATFNQFEFDALIIDAAGCGAFMKEYGKLFADVSEMAEQAEQLSSKTKDITEFLAGIELLPPTVSIYKRVTYHEACHLVHTQKISQQPRQLLKQIPGIEFVELPEATWCCGSAGIYNVLRFEDSMKMIERKMKNLESTQAEIIVTANPGCHLQLQYGMKKNWLNVEVVHPVTLLNRSYFKKESVH; encoded by the coding sequence TTGACAATCCGAAATCCGAAATCAAATCTCGACGACATCCTTCATAAGTGCCTGCATTGTGGTTTGTGCCTGCCCGTTTGTCCGACGTACAACCTCACGTTCAATGAAGTGTCTTCGCCGCGCGGTCGCATCCGGTTGATGAAGGAAGTGTTTGAGGATAAACTCGAAGTTAGCGCGAAGTTTGTTGACGAAATGTATTTCTGTTTGGACTGCCAGGCATGTCAGACAATCTGCCCTGCGGGAGTGAAATACGGAGAACTTGTCGAAGATGCGCGGAATGTAATTTCTGAACAAGGGAGAGAGACTTATTTTCTCCATTGGTTTAAATCTGTTTTTCTTGGGATTCTTTCTTCAAAACGATTGACAAAACTTTGGGCGAGAATGTTGTGGATGTACCAACGTTCGGGTTTGCAGGAAGCAATTCAACAATCGGAAATTCTCAAATTGTTTTCTCCTTTGTTGCATGAAAAGCAATCCCTTCTTCCAAATGTTTCAGATTCTTTTTTTGATGAATCATTTCCCGAAATCATCAAACCGGAGGGAGATGTACGCGGACGGGTTGCGTTTCTTTCCGGTTGCATCATGAACGTTGCGTTTGCAGAGATTCACCGTGATGCAATCGAAGTTCTGTTGAAAAACGGATTTGAAGTCGTCATTCCGAAAGCACAAGTCTGTTGTGGCTCTCTGCATGGACACAATGGTGAAATCAAACAGGCGAAAGAACTTGCCCGAAAAAATATTGCCACATTCAATCAATTCGAGTTTGATGCATTGATTATTGACGCGGCAGGTTGTGGTGCGTTCATGAAGGAATATGGAAAATTGTTTGCCGATGTTAGTGAGATGGCGGAACAAGCAGAGCAACTATCAAGCAAAACAAAAGACATTACGGAGTTTCTTGCCGGGATCGAACTTCTACCTCCGACAGTCTCAATATACAAGCGTGTTACCTACCATGAAGCATGTCACCTTGTCCACACACAGAAAATCAGTCAGCAACCGAGACAACTGTTGAAGCAAATTCCGGGAATTGAATTTGTGGAATTACCGGAAGCGACATGGTGTTGCGGAAGCGCAGGCATTTACAATGTTCTCCGCTTCGAAGACTCAATGAAGATGATTGAACGGAAGATGAAGAATCTTGAATCAACACAGGCAGAGATTATTGTGACAGCAAATCCCGGGTGCCATCTCCAACTTCAATACGGAATGAAAAAAAACTGGCTGAACGTTGAAGTTGTTCATCCCGTTACGTTATTGAACAGGAGCTATTTCAAGAAAGAGTCTGTCCATTGA
- a CDS encoding S9 family peptidase codes for MNFIKGIKLKKLLSLSIVSLFCLTIAFSQSKDILPGDNLTIDGIPAIPSSIAEEVSRYTEFRSASFSSWHPTKHEMLISTRFGDVPQVHYVKFPGGARTQMTFFPERIGGASFNPKNENYFIFSKDVGGGEWFQIFRFDISSGNVTMLTDGKSRNLIGSWSRDGKWLAYSSTRRNNKDLDVYVINPLEPSSDKMLCQLEGGGWSVGDWSPDGKWMLLQEGISVNESYLYLVDVATGEKSLLTSKDGKEQVAYGGGQFTNDGKGFYVTSDLNSEFRRLVYFDIALKKQTPIVENLNWDVDGFSLSDDGKRIAYISNEDGISVLHVLDVATKKELPLPKLPVGLVGGIGWHSDNTTLALNINSARSTNDVYSLDVTTGKLERWTESETGGLNVSNFPEPELIKWKSFDGKMISGFLYKPPAKFSGKYPVIVNIHGGPEGQSRPGFLGRNNYFLNEMGVAMIFPNIRGSTGYGKTFVKLDNGFKREDSYKDLEALLDWIKQQLELDGDRIMITGGSYGGHMTLAVSTFYSDKIRCSIDIVGMSNLVTFLERTEAYRRDLRRVEYGDERDEKMREYLNKIAPLNNVENIKKPMFVIQGKNDPRVPYTEADQIVASLKKSNTPVWYLMANDEGHGFAKKKNQDFQFYSTVLFMREFLLK; via the coding sequence ATGAATTTTATCAAAGGAATAAAGTTGAAAAAACTCCTCTCTCTCAGTATTGTATCCCTCTTTTGTTTAACCATTGCTTTCAGTCAATCGAAGGATATTCTCCCCGGAGATAATCTCACCATTGACGGTATTCCGGCAATTCCTTCTTCCATTGCAGAAGAAGTCAGCCGTTATACGGAGTTTCGCTCGGCATCGTTTTCAAGTTGGCATCCGACAAAACACGAGATGCTTATCAGTACACGCTTCGGAGATGTTCCGCAGGTTCATTACGTGAAGTTCCCCGGCGGCGCACGAACACAGATGACGTTCTTTCCTGAACGTATCGGCGGCGCGTCGTTCAATCCGAAAAATGAGAATTACTTCATCTTCAGTAAAGATGTTGGCGGCGGAGAATGGTTTCAGATTTTCCGGTTTGATATTTCATCGGGCAACGTCACCATGCTCACCGACGGAAAATCCCGCAACCTTATCGGTTCTTGGTCACGTGATGGAAAGTGGCTTGCATATTCTTCAACACGAAGAAACAACAAAGATCTCGATGTGTACGTCATCAATCCGTTAGAACCTTCGAGCGATAAAATGCTTTGCCAGTTGGAAGGAGGCGGATGGAGCGTAGGCGACTGGTCTCCTGATGGAAAATGGATGTTGTTGCAGGAAGGAATTTCTGTGAACGAATCGTATCTCTATTTAGTAGATGTTGCAACAGGGGAAAAATCATTGCTCACGTCGAAAGATGGAAAAGAACAAGTCGCGTATGGCGGAGGACAATTCACCAATGATGGAAAAGGATTTTATGTGACGAGCGATTTGAATTCTGAGTTCAGACGACTTGTCTATTTTGATATTGCTTTGAAGAAGCAAACTCCCATCGTCGAAAACCTCAATTGGGATGTTGACGGTTTTTCACTTTCGGATGACGGAAAAAGAATAGCATACATTTCCAATGAAGACGGAATCAGCGTCTTGCATGTTCTTGATGTAGCAACAAAAAAAGAATTACCGTTGCCGAAACTTCCAGTCGGACTCGTCGGTGGCATCGGTTGGCACAGCGATAACACAACGCTCGCTCTCAATATCAACTCTGCCCGTTCTACCAACGATGTCTATTCACTCGATGTAACAACAGGAAAACTCGAACGGTGGACGGAAAGCGAAACAGGCGGATTGAATGTCAGTAATTTTCCCGAACCCGAACTTATCAAATGGAAATCATTCGATGGAAAAATGATTTCCGGTTTTCTGTACAAACCGCCTGCAAAATTTTCGGGGAAATATCCGGTGATTGTCAATATTCATGGCGGACCGGAGGGACAATCCCGTCCCGGTTTTCTCGGGCGCAATAATTACTTCCTAAACGAAATGGGAGTGGCAATGATTTTCCCGAACATCCGCGGCTCGACAGGATATGGAAAAACGTTCGTCAAACTCGACAACGGTTTCAAGCGGGAAGATTCGTATAAAGACCTCGAAGCATTGCTTGATTGGATTAAACAACAACTGGAACTCGACGGTGACCGCATCATGATAACAGGCGGAAGTTACGGCGGGCACATGACGCTTGCTGTTTCCACATTTTATTCTGACAAAATCCGTTGCTCAATTGATATTGTCGGCATGTCGAATCTTGTCACGTTTCTCGAGCGAACGGAAGCGTACCGCCGCGACCTTCGCCGTGTCGAATACGGAGATGAACGTGATGAGAAGATGCGCGAGTATCTCAACAAGATTGCACCTCTGAACAATGTCGAGAACATCAAGAAGCCGATGTTCGTCATTCAGGGGAAGAACGACCCGCGCGTTCCTTACACCGAAGCAGACCAAATCGTAGCGTCATTAAAAAAGAGTAACACGCCTGTGTGGTATCTCATGGCAAACGATGAAGGACACGGGTTTGCGAAGAAGAAAAATCAGGATTTTCAATTTTACTCCACGGTGTTGTTCATGAGAGAGTTTCTTTTAAAATGA